Proteins from one Spirochaetota bacterium genomic window:
- a CDS encoding ChaN family lipoprotein, whose amino-acid sequence MKYVQLQIIIFIFLFFTKDIHATDPLPKYHISVSIYPIENRIKGRVNISNPSQKEIKISTGLLRILSIKEKGAVLNKRISTDTISLQGGNAIDIEYEGLYPKIMDEDNPNNPGVINNNIVSADGISLTRGWYPEVQGYANYKLSVTIPKEFIAISEAEHITQSQSSEGKTYNFKFIYPIDGINLVANRYTVIHDTLGDVDLYGYFTKQNSSIAPEYINYTKKYIKMYERLLGEYPFKRFSIVENVLQTGYSMPTFTLLGCDVLRLPFIVKTSLGHEILHQWFGNSVYINYKEGNWAEALTTYLSDHYYKEKDKKGWMHRKKILQDYQSYVNKSNNSSLIDFKSRTDKASSSIGYGKGAMLFHMLRNRIGDEIFFDSLRYLYKMNRFKLTSWSDIQRVFEDKYQKSLKILFRQWLDRGDIPSFKIGNTGVEYLNGTPNVKFTITQMTKPYVLDLKIVIDTLSSKHREIIHVSKPKESFEIAVNDTPKSITIDPDYDTMRRLAADEFPPTISRLLGDDSKLIITEADMSNYKKLVDIFKTRGFKAISVKDINDKEILFSSMILTDIKGKLFNRLFAGNEKYRIDNNRGFEINIINHPLTPGSVVALVKASAKEEVDLAARKIFRYGGYSNLLFRKGKNIRKRIAPSERGIIINLIHKVKGIIPAKAITLDEIIENIIEKPIIYIGESHSNYEDHKVQFEVIRALNERGRKFAIGMEMFQRPFQDSIDEYLSDKIDEIEFLRATEYFSRWRFNYHLYREIVNYAKAEGIPILALNADSNIIKRVSRGGLDALTDEERDKIPSDMDMSDSDYAQRLRDVYRLHPIDAPDDFNNFYQSQIIWDETMAHTIADFMKKNPDHQFVVLAGIGHIMYGSGIPQRVKRLNRRDYTILINSNIKTLDNNIADYVLYPTPLRAPVSLLLGVMVKSVKEGVKIDQVNPASIAHKMGLRKNDIITHLNKIKINSTSDLKLTLFDKKSGDRLKVQVLREGLLFGKNKHEFAYIIP is encoded by the coding sequence ATGAAATATGTACAATTACAAATTATAATCTTTATATTTCTATTTTTCACTAAAGATATTCATGCGACTGATCCTTTGCCCAAATATCACATATCAGTATCAATATACCCAATCGAAAACCGTATTAAAGGGAGGGTTAATATATCTAATCCTAGCCAAAAAGAGATTAAAATTTCAACAGGATTGCTGAGGATTTTATCGATCAAAGAGAAGGGCGCGGTTCTTAATAAAAGAATAAGTACTGATACAATATCATTACAGGGTGGCAACGCCATAGATATAGAATACGAAGGGCTGTACCCTAAAATCATGGATGAAGACAACCCCAATAATCCGGGCGTTATTAACAATAATATAGTATCAGCAGATGGAATATCTCTAACCAGAGGGTGGTATCCGGAAGTACAAGGCTATGCGAATTATAAATTAAGCGTAACAATACCCAAAGAATTTATAGCCATCTCCGAAGCAGAACATATAACCCAATCTCAATCTAGCGAAGGAAAAACATACAATTTTAAATTTATCTACCCCATTGATGGGATTAATCTTGTCGCAAATAGGTATACAGTAATTCATGACACCCTAGGGGATGTCGATTTGTACGGTTACTTTACAAAACAGAATTCGAGTATAGCTCCTGAATACATAAATTACACAAAAAAATATATTAAGATGTATGAAAGGCTATTAGGTGAATACCCATTTAAAAGATTTTCAATTGTGGAAAATGTTCTGCAAACAGGTTACTCAATGCCTACCTTCACGCTTCTAGGCTGTGATGTGCTTCGTCTCCCTTTCATCGTAAAGACGTCGCTGGGTCATGAGATTCTTCATCAATGGTTTGGGAATTCGGTATACATAAATTATAAGGAGGGCAATTGGGCTGAGGCCCTTACAACATACCTCTCAGATCATTATTATAAAGAGAAGGATAAAAAGGGATGGATGCATAGGAAAAAAATCCTTCAAGATTACCAGAGTTATGTAAATAAGTCGAATAACTCAAGCCTTATTGATTTCAAATCAAGAACTGATAAGGCATCCAGTAGCATAGGGTATGGCAAGGGCGCCATGCTCTTTCACATGCTGCGAAATCGGATTGGAGATGAAATATTTTTTGATTCCCTGAGATATCTCTATAAAATGAATCGTTTCAAGCTAACCTCCTGGTCTGATATTCAAAGGGTCTTTGAAGATAAATATCAAAAATCACTGAAAATCCTTTTCCGCCAATGGCTGGACAGGGGCGATATTCCTTCATTTAAAATCGGGAACACGGGTGTGGAGTATTTGAATGGAACACCCAATGTAAAATTTACCATAACACAAATGACAAAACCATATGTTTTGGACCTCAAAATAGTAATTGATACCCTTAGCAGCAAGCATAGGGAAATTATACATGTCTCGAAACCAAAGGAGTCCTTTGAGATTGCGGTTAATGATACACCCAAGTCCATAACCATTGATCCAGATTACGATACCATGAGAAGGCTTGCGGCTGATGAGTTTCCGCCAACGATCTCCAGATTGCTTGGGGATGACTCAAAATTGATAATCACAGAAGCCGATATGAGTAATTACAAAAAATTAGTGGATATATTTAAAACCAGGGGTTTTAAGGCCATATCCGTAAAGGACATCAACGATAAAGAAATCCTATTCTCTTCAATGATTTTAACTGATATTAAGGGTAAATTATTCAATAGGCTCTTTGCAGGGAATGAAAAATATAGAATTGATAATAATAGAGGATTCGAGATTAATATAATTAATCATCCCTTAACACCGGGAAGTGTTGTAGCTTTAGTTAAGGCATCAGCAAAGGAGGAAGTCGATTTAGCCGCAAGAAAGATCTTCAGATATGGAGGGTATTCCAACCTCCTGTTCAGAAAAGGGAAAAATATACGCAAACGCATCGCCCCTTCAGAAAGGGGGATAATTATTAACCTCATTCACAAAGTGAAAGGCATCATACCTGCAAAGGCCATCACGCTTGATGAGATTATAGAGAATATTATTGAAAAGCCCATCATCTATATTGGGGAATCACATTCAAACTATGAGGATCACAAGGTACAGTTTGAGGTCATTAGAGCGCTAAATGAGAGAGGGAGGAAGTTCGCCATTGGCATGGAGATGTTTCAGAGGCCTTTCCAGGATTCTATAGATGAATATCTATCCGACAAAATCGATGAAATAGAATTCCTAAGGGCGACAGAATACTTTTCAAGGTGGAGGTTTAATTATCACCTTTACAGGGAGATTGTAAATTATGCAAAGGCAGAGGGTATACCCATATTAGCATTGAATGCTGATTCTAACATTATTAAAAGGGTCTCAAGGGGCGGTCTTGATGCATTGACTGATGAAGAGAGGGATAAAATCCCCTCTGATATGGATATGTCAGATTCGGATTATGCTCAAAGGCTTAGGGATGTTTACAGGCTACATCCCATCGATGCTCCAGATGACTTCAATAACTTTTATCAATCACAAATTATCTGGGATGAGACAATGGCGCATACTATTGCTGATTTTATGAAAAAAAATCCTGACCATCAGTTCGTTGTGCTTGCAGGGATTGGACATATAATGTACGGTTCAGGCATTCCTCAAAGAGTTAAAAGACTAAACCGGAGGGATTATACCATATTGATAAACTCAAATATTAAAACCCTTGATAACAACATTGCAGACTATGTGCTTTATCCAACTCCCTTAAGGGCTCCTGTGTCTCTGCTATTAGGTGTAATGGTTAAATCAGTCAAGGAGGGTGTGAAGATTGATCAAGTAAACCCAGCCAGTATCGCTCATAAGATGGGTCTTAGAAAAAATGATATTATAACCCATCTTAACAAAATTAAAATAAACTCAACGAGTGACCTGAAACTAACCCTTTTTGATAAAAAAAGTGGGGATAGGCTGAAGGTTCAGGTTTTAAGGGAAGGCCTTCTCTTTGGTAAAAATAAACATGAATTTGCGTATATTATACCCTAA
- a CDS encoding alpha/beta hydrolase, whose translation MQVSGFLINLTKIALDALFKATNAEIKVHGEENIPDQPVLYVINHFTRMETFFLPYVIKKITGKDVLSLAFKDLFGGGFGRFLERLGAIPTNAPDRDRIMIGALLKGDMPCLIFPEGQMIKDKKLIEKGKFMVYNSGIRRPPHTGAAMIALRTEFYREKMRYYNEKGLTDELDAYLKHFEIESDKGIDDIIRQETIILPVNISYFPVRARENIINKIANLFVDNVSERIEEELEVEGSMIIDGVDIDINFGNPIPIRPYLNRRSIIKKSQDNCKYLMDSEVKKGLHFRKEALSLMCRYMDSIYDMTTVNHDHVFSFILAKYKANRIDEADFINRAYLAIDRMNKTELEYCHSNLKLNQDSMLTDDGHRGYDSFIEAAKSDGLISVEDGYIIKNRDKFSNIYGFHSIRKDNIVEVLKNEIEPIRHLVRDINKLMWLPNFIVRKIIRDRFVKLDNDIFNRDYEKYYIEGETKPKEIGRPFFLKRPFGIYSRRGVILIHGYMSAPEEMRELADYLYHTGHAVYGVRMRGHGTAPEDLSQIQWNEWYDSVNRGYVVMKNTARKIAIVGFSTGAGLALLQAIRKRDRFCSVISINAPLKLNNIASNFASVVVFWNELLEKIHIKKGKMDFVDNQPENPHINYFRNPVSGVRELEKVMDAVRKGLKELDVPTFIIQGIDDPIVNPESGQEIYDKIGTERKELSRVYANRHVIVRGNGSHKIFAMVNEFLKNHFNS comes from the coding sequence ATGCAGGTATCCGGATTTTTAATAAATCTAACTAAGATTGCCCTGGATGCGCTTTTCAAGGCTACTAATGCAGAGATTAAGGTACATGGGGAGGAGAACATCCCTGATCAACCTGTTTTATATGTTATCAATCACTTTACAAGGATGGAAACCTTTTTCTTGCCCTATGTAATTAAGAAGATTACTGGCAAGGATGTTCTCTCCCTGGCATTTAAGGATCTTTTTGGGGGAGGATTCGGTAGGTTTTTGGAGAGGCTTGGAGCGATTCCAACTAATGCGCCGGATAGAGATAGAATTATGATAGGTGCTCTCTTAAAGGGGGATATGCCATGTCTAATTTTCCCAGAAGGGCAGATGATCAAGGATAAGAAACTAATAGAGAAGGGCAAATTTATGGTGTATAATTCTGGGATAAGAAGACCACCTCATACAGGAGCTGCTATGATAGCCCTTCGAACCGAATTTTACAGAGAGAAGATGAGGTATTATAATGAGAAGGGATTAACCGATGAGCTTGATGCATACCTGAAGCACTTTGAGATCGAATCCGACAAGGGTATTGATGACATAATAAGGCAGGAGACTATCATACTGCCTGTAAATATCTCCTATTTCCCTGTGCGAGCGAGGGAGAATATAATAAATAAGATAGCTAATCTCTTTGTTGATAATGTGTCCGAGAGAATTGAAGAGGAGTTGGAAGTTGAAGGCTCAATGATCATAGATGGCGTTGATATTGATATAAATTTTGGCAATCCGATTCCTATAAGGCCATATCTTAACAGGCGCAGCATAATTAAGAAGAGTCAGGATAACTGTAAATATCTGATGGATAGTGAGGTGAAGAAGGGCCTTCATTTCAGGAAAGAGGCTTTAAGTCTTATGTGCAGATATATGGATTCTATTTACGATATGACAACAGTGAATCACGACCATGTATTCTCCTTTATTTTAGCCAAGTATAAGGCTAATAGGATTGATGAAGCAGATTTTATCAACAGGGCATATCTGGCAATTGATCGGATGAATAAAACGGAGTTAGAGTATTGTCATTCAAACCTGAAGCTAAACCAGGATTCTATGTTAACTGATGATGGGCATCGAGGATATGATAGCTTTATTGAAGCTGCTAAATCTGATGGATTAATATCAGTTGAAGATGGGTATATTATTAAAAACAGGGATAAGTTTTCAAATATATATGGCTTTCATAGTATTAGGAAGGATAATATTGTTGAAGTTTTAAAAAATGAGATCGAGCCGATTAGACATCTTGTAAGGGATATAAACAAACTTATGTGGCTGCCGAATTTTATTGTAAGAAAGATAATACGAGACCGATTTGTGAAACTGGATAATGATATTTTTAACAGAGATTATGAGAAATACTATATTGAGGGAGAGACCAAACCGAAGGAGATCGGCAGGCCCTTTTTCCTGAAAAGACCATTTGGCATATATAGTAGACGAGGAGTCATACTTATTCATGGATATATGTCTGCACCTGAGGAGATGAGGGAACTTGCTGATTACCTTTATCATACAGGGCATGCAGTATATGGTGTAAGAATGCGCGGACATGGAACGGCACCCGAGGATCTCTCGCAAATTCAGTGGAATGAATGGTATGACTCAGTAAACAGGGGCTATGTAGTAATGAAAAATACAGCAAGAAAGATAGCGATAGTTGGATTCTCGACTGGCGCTGGCCTTGCACTGCTTCAGGCTATAAGGAAGAGGGATAGATTTTGCAGCGTAATTTCAATCAATGCCCCCTTAAAGCTCAATAATATTGCCTCGAATTTTGCTTCTGTAGTTGTCTTCTGGAATGAACTTCTGGAAAAAATTCACATTAAAAAGGGAAAGATGGATTTTGTTGATAATCAGCCTGAGAATCCCCATATCAATTATTTCAGGAACCCTGTAAGTGGGGTAAGGGAACTGGAAAAGGTTATGGATGCTGTGAGGAAGGGATTGAAAGAGCTTGATGTTCCCACATTCATTATTCAGGGCATTGACGATCCTATAGTAAATCCAGAAAGCGGGCAGGAGATTTATGATAAAATCGGGACAGAGAGAAAGGAGTTATCCAGGGTATATGCCAATAGGCATGTAATAGTAAGAGGCAATGGTTCTCATAAAATTTTTGCAATGGTTAATGAATTTTTAAAAAATCATTTTAATTCATAA
- a CDS encoding NUDIX hydrolase: MAPMYRNPVPTVDIIIEIEDDHGNLLDKKIVLILRKNPPLGWALPGGFVDYGESLEEAALREAYEETSLNVEIIRQFHTYSDPSRDPRQHTITTVYLTKARGNPIGRDDAKKAGIFSLNDLPLDMAFDHALIIDDYRNLRF, from the coding sequence ATGGCACCTATGTATAGGAATCCGGTACCCACAGTGGATATTATTATTGAGATAGAGGATGATCATGGGAATTTGCTAGATAAAAAGATAGTTCTCATATTAAGGAAAAATCCTCCCCTTGGTTGGGCTTTGCCTGGCGGTTTTGTGGATTATGGAGAGTCTCTTGAGGAGGCTGCTCTAAGAGAGGCATATGAGGAGACCTCACTAAATGTTGAGATAATCAGACAGTTCCATACCTACTCTGATCCATCAAGAGACCCGAGGCAGCATACAATTACAACCGTTTACCTTACTAAGGCAAGAGGTAATCCAATCGGCAGGGATGATGCAAAAAAGGCTGGGATTTTTAGTCTAAATGATTTACCATTAGATATGGCATTTGATCATGCTTTAATAATCGATGATTATAGAAATCTTAGGTTTTGA
- a CDS encoding LysR family transcriptional regulator, with translation MRRKSEFDFNLKQLRSFLAIIDENSFTKASRRLKIGQGTISHHIQLLEDMLGIKLIHRTSKEFSITREGRVFKTFCENLFREIERLKVDFNKGIFGGIAKISSSTIPSTYILPNIIFKLNKEHHDFFYSIEIFDSREAVEMVKEGKADVGIVGKQLKHPSLTYKPVYSDEVVLIGLPKYPDFIMIDDIVNIPFISRKSGSGTRDTYETNLNQHGISPSDLRIIVECSTSESIKESVLSGIGVSFISRLAIQNELYLKTLKVIEIKGLRLIRDFFVVYQKNKHISIPVQLFIEALLSMNNIDQEA, from the coding sequence GTGAGAAGAAAAAGTGAATTTGATTTTAATCTTAAACAGCTGCGTTCATTTCTTGCAATTATAGATGAAAATAGCTTTACCAAGGCATCGCGAAGGCTAAAAATTGGACAGGGAACCATTAGCCATCATATCCAGTTGCTTGAGGACATGTTGGGCATAAAATTGATACATAGGACAAGCAAGGAATTCTCAATAACTCGCGAGGGCAGGGTATTTAAAACCTTTTGTGAAAATTTATTCAGGGAGATTGAGAGACTCAAGGTAGATTTTAATAAAGGGATATTTGGTGGAATTGCAAAGATTTCAAGCAGCACAATCCCATCCACATACATTCTTCCGAATATAATCTTCAAATTAAATAAAGAGCATCACGATTTCTTTTATAGCATTGAAATATTTGATAGTCGTGAAGCAGTGGAAATGGTCAAGGAGGGAAAGGCTGATGTTGGGATTGTGGGCAAACAACTCAAGCATCCATCCCTCACATATAAACCTGTTTACAGCGATGAGGTTGTATTGATCGGTCTACCTAAATACCCTGACTTTATTATGATTGATGATATAGTTAATATACCCTTTATCTCACGGAAGAGCGGATCCGGCACCAGGGATACCTATGAGACTAACTTAAATCAACATGGGATATCACCATCAGATTTGAGGATTATTGTTGAATGTTCAACATCAGAAAGTATCAAGGAATCAGTTTTATCAGGGATAGGGGTTTCATTTATCTCGAGATTAGCAATCCAGAATGAATTATATTTAAAGACCCTGAAAGTAATTGAAATAAAAGGGTTAAGGTTAATCCGGGATTTTTTTGTTGTATACCAAAAGAATAAGCATATCTCCATCCCTGTCCAATTGTTTATAGAGGCTTTGTTGAGTATGAATAATATTGATCAGGAGGCCTGA